TTTTGGAAAATAATTTGCATTTCCCGCCGTAAACGTCGCCATTGTTGGGATTTTTCCGGTAAAGCAGCCACATTTTGTCCATCAAAGATAATTCGACCCGTTTGAATGGGAGTTAAGCGCAATAAAGCCCGAGCTAAGGTGGATTTACCGCAACCGGATTCCCCCACTAACCCCAGGGTTTCCCCCGGATAAACCTGGAAGGAAACATCATTAACTGCTTTGAAAACGGATTTTTTCCCAAATAGTCCCCCCTGCCCGTAACTAACGGTTAGGTTTTGCACTTCCAGCAGAGGGGGTTTGGCTTGCAATTGAGCCAGGCGATCGCTTTCCTGGGCCGGAGTAATAACTTGATAACTGGGAGGCGGACCATCAGCATTGAGAAAATCCCCCACCGTGGGCAAATGGTCTAACTGTATTTCCAAGCGAGGACGACAGGCCAATAAACCTTTGGTGTAGGGATGTTGAGGACTATGCAAAATCTGTTCCTTTAGCCCCTGCTCAACAATTTCCCCCCGGTACATCACCGCCACCCGGTCCGCAATTTCGTTAATCACCCCCAAATCATGGGAAATAAAAATTAGGGACATTTCCTGATGTTGTTTGCACAAATCCCGCAGGAGCCGCAAAATTTCCGCCTGCACTGTCACATCCAAAGCAGTGGTTGGTTCATCGGCAATGAGTAGTCGGGGATTGGCGGAAATGGCCATGGCAATCATCACCCGTTGCAGTTGGCCGCCGGATAGTTCATGGGGATAACGTTTGAGAAAACTTTGTTTCCGCTGTTGGATATAACTAGCTAAATTTTGGGTTACTTTGCCCCTAGGCTGGGCCTGTTCTTGGGCTAAAAATTCTTCTTCCAGCACTTCATCTTTGGGCAATACCCTCACTTCCTGCAAAAGGGCGATCGCCTGGTTTTGAGCTTCTTCCTGGGTAACGTTTTGGTGGAGGCGAATTGCTTCAATAATTTGAAAGCCAATGGTATAAACCGGATTAAGGGAACTCATTGGCTCCTGGAAAATCATGGCAATTTTGCCGCCCCGGTACTGACGCTTGTCCCCCTCTGGCAGAGCAACTAGGTTGACAGGGGAACTCTGGGCCTGGGCAAAAAAATCAATTTCACTGCTAGGTTCCACCCAGCCTGGCTTGGGCACCAACCCCATAATGCCCAGGGAAGTGACGGATTTACCGGAACCAGATTCCCCCACAATGCCGAGGATTTCCCCCCGCTCTAACTCAAAATCAACCCCTTTGACGGCCAACAATTTTTCCCTGGTATCAGCATCGGGGAAAGCAATTTCCAGTTGACGCACAGCCAAAATCAGGTCATTCATAGATGTTTGGAGACGGGGAAAGTCGCTAACGGCAGGTGGTGACAGTTCTTTTGCAGGGACATCATCAAAACAGACAAAATGTGTCCTAAGATTCGCCACTCAAACTCTAGCAAACAGAGCCGCAAAAACCACGGTAGCGTCAATTTCCCCTTACCTCCATCGACATACCTTAACCTTTAATCGGACTCCACCGGGACAAAATCCAAATGGTTAAATAGGGTGGTGACAAAGCTAAACAGTAAAAATGGCAACGAAAGCACCAAGACCAGACCCACTGTGGCTAGGGCATAGACCGGCCGGGTACTACTGGCCAGGGCCAAGGCGGATGCGAGGGAAAGGAAAATTACAATTAGCCAGACAATGATTTGGCCATAAATATCCCCAAAGGATAGGGTACAGACCATGCGATATTTGGGTAAGTCTCTTTCCATCATTGAAAAATCCTCTGTTGTGTATGGGGAAACGTCAACCCCTGCCAGGGCTAATAACATTGACCAATGGTCAAAGCGGCAATTGGCCAAAATTCTAAAGGATATTTCCGTTAATGATGTTAAGTTTTGAGACAGGGTTAATTGGGGATTAAATTTTGTCCCTGCCCCAAAGCCCAAAACCATTGTTGTTATTATGCTGGGAGTCCATGCGGCGATCGCCAAAGGTTTGTCCTAGAGTTCTTGAATCTTAAAAATTTCTCCATTCTCCATTTCCATGAAACGACGAAAATTTATTCGTACCGCTGGAGCCGGGTTGCTGGCCGTTGCTGGAGTCCAAATTGGCGATCGACTCAGACCAGCCACCGCCCAAGCTAGCTCTGGTTTACAGGTGGAGTGGTTGGGCCATAGCGCTTTCCTCTTTTCGGCTAACGGTTTCCGGATCTTGGCTAATCCTTTCCGGGCCATCGGTTGCACTAAGGGATTTCGTTTGCCCAAGGTGCAGGCAGATTTAGTCCTCATTAGCTCCCAACTGTGGGATGAAGGGGCAGCGGAGAATTTACCGGGAAACCCGAGAATTTTGTTTGAACCGGGCAGTTACGACATTGGCGGCATCCAATTCCAGGGCATCAGTGCGCCCCACGATCGCCTGGGAGGAAGAAGATTTGGCCAAAATGTGGTCTGGCGTTGGAGTCAGGGAGGAATTCGGATAGTACATATGGGGGGAGCCGCTTCTCCCATCACCGAAGAACAAAAAATCCTTTTGGGCAGCCCCGACCTAGCCCTAATTCCCGTGGGGGGCGGGCCCAAAAATTACGACGCCGCCGAAGCCAAGGCCGCCATGGCCATACTCAATCCCCGCATGGTAGTGCCCACCCAATACGCCACCCCCGCCGCTGACCGGGGCAACTGTGACCTCCAGACCCTGCAACCGTTTTTGGATTTGGTGGAAGGCATGAATGTCCAACGCATCAATGGCAATAGCCTTTCCCTCCGGGCCAATAATCTCCCGGCGGAAGGGACCCTAATCCGCATCTTCAGTGAACAAGGATTGTTGGTTTAGGGAGCTTTGGTAAACCTTCAAAGAAGGAGCTCGGACTTTTTAGCAGACTTTCTAAGAGCCTGTTTTAAAAGCCCCCCTGACCCCCCAAATTTTGGGGGAAACTGAGTGAAAGTCCCCCATATTGCCGGAGCTTTAGTGGGTCGATTTAGGGGGCGGAATAAAACTTTCCAAACACGTTCTAAAGGGAACTTTGGGCCGCTTTTCGTTGCTCCGCTAGATAAGTAAATACGGACTTATCGCCAATATCTGGGTCAAGGGGTTGCATTACCTTTCTGGCCACAAAGATGAGAAATAGAACGCTGGCTGAGACCAGTCCCCCTTTGGCCACGGTCAACGGCAATATTCCGGCCAAATGTCCCAACAGTAACAACGGAATAATGGCGGTTAGAAATTTAGTTTCCAAACGATTAAAACAAAATGCTTCCTTGAAGAAAATTCCCGTCAGGGCGGCAAAAGTAAAGCCGATCCCAAGAATGGTCCAGGGTTGATCATAGACTGTAGTCACTAGAATCCCTGGGTAGGCAAAACTGAAATAGAGGGCCGCCGTGGTACCGATCGCCCAAAAAATTTGCAAAGTGCGGTGGAGCACCGCTAGGTAAATGTGAATGGTCCAGAGACTCAACCCCAAACCCCCGGTCATCAGCCAAAAACAAGCCGTGGCTAGGTGAAAGTTAACTGCCAAAGGCTGAAAAGGTTGGGCTAAAGCTAGGGCCACCCCCAAACTAAATCCCCCGGCCGCCAAAGCTAGCCCCGTGCGGTAGAGAATTACTTCCCGGCGATCGTGGTCATTGACGGTGAAGGGGCCAAATTGCCCTTGGTAGGTGGGGTTAACAGAGGTACTTTCTCGCATAATCGTTGCTCCAGAATCAGCACAGTTCAGACCATTTTCAGCCATGGATAACCATTAATCCTAATTATCCCAGGCCTCCCCCTCCATCAGGGGATTTTATGGCGATCGCCATTGCTATTGGTACCAAAACAAGGATAGAATCTATGCAATCTAAAACTTAAATTACATAACTAAAGGTAAATGATTGCCAAACTATTATTCGGGCCTGATTGGTCTGGGTTTGTGCTGGTCTAAACGAATAAATAAGGAGGAGCGGGCCATGGTCGCCCTAGAGGCTTGTATTTTTGTGACTGTGATCATCGGCTTTTTAGGTCTGATTTATAAATCTAATGTGTTTATGAAAATCATTGCCATGGACGTGATGGGCACTGGAGTCATTGCCTACTATTGCCTGATCGCTTCCCGCACTGGCTTTCTTACTCCTATT
The genomic region above belongs to Synechocystis sp. PCC 6803 substr. PCC-P and contains:
- a CDS encoding DUF2301 domain-containing membrane protein; translated protein: MAENGLNCADSGATIMRESTSVNPTYQGQFGPFTVNDHDRREVILYRTGLALAAGGFSLGVALALAQPFQPLAVNFHLATACFWLMTGGLGLSLWTIHIYLAVLHRTLQIFWAIGTTAALYFSFAYPGILVTTVYDQPWTILGIGFTFAALTGIFFKEAFCFNRLETKFLTAIIPLLLLGHLAGILPLTVAKGGLVSASVLFLIFVARKVMQPLDPDIGDKSVFTYLAEQRKAAQSSL
- a CDS encoding MBL fold metallo-hydrolase, which gives rise to MKRRKFIRTAGAGLLAVAGVQIGDRLRPATAQASSGLQVEWLGHSAFLFSANGFRILANPFRAIGCTKGFRLPKVQADLVLISSQLWDEGAAENLPGNPRILFEPGSYDIGGIQFQGISAPHDRLGGRRFGQNVVWRWSQGGIRIVHMGGAASPITEEQKILLGSPDLALIPVGGGPKNYDAAEAKAAMAILNPRMVVPTQYATPAADRGNCDLQTLQPFLDLVEGMNVQRINGNSLSLRANNLPAEGTLIRIFSEQGLLV
- a CDS encoding ABC transporter ATP-binding protein, translating into MANLRTHFVCFDDVPAKELSPPAVSDFPRLQTSMNDLILAVRQLEIAFPDADTREKLLAVKGVDFELERGEILGIVGESGSGKSVTSLGIMGLVPKPGWVEPSSEIDFFAQAQSSPVNLVALPEGDKRQYRGGKIAMIFQEPMSSLNPVYTIGFQIIEAIRLHQNVTQEEAQNQAIALLQEVRVLPKDEVLEEEFLAQEQAQPRGKVTQNLASYIQQRKQSFLKRYPHELSGGQLQRVMIAMAISANPRLLIADEPTTALDVTVQAEILRLLRDLCKQHQEMSLIFISHDLGVINEIADRVAVMYRGEIVEQGLKEQILHSPQHPYTKGLLACRPRLEIQLDHLPTVGDFLNADGPPPSYQVITPAQESDRLAQLQAKPPLLEVQNLTVSYGQGGLFGKKSVFKAVNDVSFQVYPGETLGLVGESGCGKSTLARALLRLTPIQTGRIIFDGQNVAALPEKSQQWRRLRREMQIIFQNPYNSLNPRMTIGRAIQEPLIIHEPKQSTKQQRQRVAELLERVGISPQWFNRYPHELSGGQRQRICIARALALNPRFIICDESVSALDVSVQAQVLNLLKELQRDLQLTYIFISHDLSVVRFMGDRIMVMNRGQLAEPINTAQEIIENPQSAYTKKLIQSIPRFPETLNWLQSA